CGACGGTGACATGCCCTACACCTAATCTAACAAGCATTTCTATAATATGCCCCCCTAAACCGCCACAGCCAACAACACATATTTTATACCTTTTTAAGCTATCGTTTTCTTTTTGTGACAACATGTTCATGTTTTTAATATACCTTTTCACTTTATCCACCACCTACCGGCGGGAAAATAGATACAACATCTCCATCAGATAGCTCGGTATTTAGTGAACCATCTCTACCATTAACTAAAAGTATCGCTATATCCCCTTCGTCAATCTGTAATTGTTCTGCTATTACTTTCGGGGTTACACTGCTAGTAGAAAAACTCATTGTATTTTTTTTCCAACGACCTTCTCTCAAAGTAGCAAAAAGTCTAACTTCAATTTCCACACATTCCACCTCCTAAGGGCAAACAACTATGTTCCTAGCCCAAATACAATCACTGCATGACGGTGAAACACCATAACAGTTTGTATCGGCATCATTTACCATGTCACACCCCTCCACCAGATCACAATCTGTACAGGATGGGTATAAGTTATTGTAGACACTATTTCTAAACTCTGTGTATTCTTTGCTTTGCCATATTGCTTGTATATCACTACAGTTTAGATCTCCAAAGCTTTTAGCCCTTATGTTTTTTTCTCTACCAAATACATATTCTTTAGAATCATGAGCAAACCGATAACAAGGTGTAACTTGACCTGTTGAAGTTATAAAAGTTGCTCCCTCTATTATGAAATTACATCGTCTTTCAGTTTTAAGCTCAATGTTGGGAATAAATAGGTTAACTCCTTTAGAAAATGAGTAGTTTCTTACTCTGCTAAACAACTGCTTCACTTCTTTATTTTCATATCGAGTGTAAAGTATCTTGTCAGCATTTTTTTCATCTTGAGGCAGTAAGTTTGAGATAATAAGTTTTTCTATATTTAATTCTGCACACAAATCAATTAATCCGAAAATATCATCGATGTTGTCTCGGCTAGCTACAAACTGAACTTGAACATGAGGACTTTTACTTCCTCTGCCCCTTTTGGCTTTGTCTATCTTTTTTATTCCTGTTATTACTTTGTCTAAGTTAGCGCCCCTAAGATTCTCATAGCAGTCTCTAAGACCGTCAATGGATATTACAATTACGTCAACATATTCTGACAATAGATCAATATTATTTTCATTTAATAAGGTGCCATTTGTAGTTACAGTGAGATGGTAATCCTGCAAAAGCCATAAAGCTTTTTCAAATAAAGGTGAGTATGTTGGCTCCCCTATCCCCCCTAACATTATTTCATCTAAGTTATTAACTTTACTGATTTGCTGTTTTATATTTTCTAAGAGGCTCTCTTTCATGTGCTGTGGTCTATGCGCCCAAGCTTCTCTATAACATATTTTGCAGTTAAGATTGCATTTATCGGTAAGTTCTAAGTAAACCTTTTTTAGATTCATACCGCTAATCCTTTCTGATAAGTTTATTTAACAAAAGGACTCCCAAAAGGAAGTCCTTTTTGTGTCTAAGTTATATTAAATATATTATTAAATATCCAGCTTTTTAAGTTTTTCTTTTGTAGGAACTCCCTCTTCATCCCAGCCTCTAACTTCATAATACTCAGGAAGAAGTTGGTCTAGCTTATGAGTCCACCCTTTTGATGGGCCATCTGGAATAGGCTCTTCTAGCAACCTCTTTGGAAGCTTATCTTGTTTTTTGTCAATACCAGCTTCTAGGTTAAATAGCTTTTCAATATTCCAGATTCTATCTCCAGCTTCTAAAATTGTTTCTGCTGTATGGTCGGTACCACAAACAGCGTTATATAGGTCTGCATAATCCTCAGGCCCTAGAGCAAATGAGGTAAACAGGCATAAACCTAAAGAATCTATACTAGCAGTTAAATCTTGGAATATTTTTGCCCATTGAGCTTTTCCTTCTAGAGAAAACTTATCTAGTTTTTCTGGAAGGCCCAAAATTTCTGGCGAAATCAGGTATCCCCTTACATGACAACCTCCACGGTTTGAGGTAGCATATTGAAGACCTTGCCCTTGTATAGCTCTCGGGTCATAAGCAGGAATCTCTAGTTTTTTAACACTCATAGAAAGTTCTGGAGCTCCATAAGATTCTGCTAATCTATGGGATCCTTCCGCCATTTTAGCACCCAATCCATCTGCTCTTCCAATCTTTTTCGTCCATTCAATTACAGCCTCAGTATTGCCAAACTCTAAAGGTGTACCATCAACTTCTTCATCTTTAATATAGTCTTTTTGGTAGAGCTCCATAGCTGCAGCTATAGTAGCTCCCACAGAAATTGTATCGATACCCATTTCATTACACCAATAGTTCGCTTTTATAACAGCTTCTAAATCTGACACACCGCAGTCCGCTCCGAAAGCCCAGATTGTTTCGTATTCCGGTCCACCAGCTTCTAAATCGCCAACTTTACAGTGCCTACCACAGGCTATAGGACATCTATAACAGGCTGTTTTTTTAACCAAGTATTTATCAGCCAGCGTTTCACCACTTATATCTTCAGCTTTATCAAAAAAAGCTTTTTGAAAGTTGTCAGTTGGGAAAGCTCCATTTTCATTTATAATATTTACAAGTACTGCGGTTCCATAAGTAGGAAGTCCTTCTCCTGTAACTCCATTTTCTCTTATCTTTTTTACCGCTTTTGGAAATACTTCTTTTAGT
This genomic interval from Proteinivorax tanatarense contains the following:
- a CDS encoding tungsten cofactor oxidoreductase radical SAM maturase, whose amino-acid sequence is MNLKKVYLELTDKCNLNCKICYREAWAHRPQHMKESLLENIKQQISKVNNLDEIMLGGIGEPTYSPLFEKALWLLQDYHLTVTTNGTLLNENNIDLLSEYVDVIVISIDGLRDCYENLRGANLDKVITGIKKIDKAKRGRGSKSPHVQVQFVASRDNIDDIFGLIDLCAELNIEKLIISNLLPQDEKNADKILYTRYENKEVKQLFSRVRNYSFSKGVNLFIPNIELKTERRCNFIIEGATFITSTGQVTPCYRFAHDSKEYVFGREKNIRAKSFGDLNCSDIQAIWQSKEYTEFRNSVYNNLYPSCTDCDLVEGCDMVNDADTNCYGVSPSCSDCIWARNIVVCP
- a CDS encoding aldehyde ferredoxin oxidoreductase family protein; its protein translation is MYGYNGKILRVNLKEKSFKVEDLDLAMAKKYIGGRGLGTKILTDEVDPNVEPLSPENKFIVVAGPLTGTPTPTGGRYMVVTKSPLSGTVASSNSGGYWGAELKAAGYDVIIVEDKADSPVYINIDDDSIEIKDADFLWGKTVSETTKALEEIYPQKTKVLTIGPGGENLSNLAAVMNDIDRAAGRSGVGAVMGSKNLKAITVKGTGKVKIHNEAKLKEVFPKAVKKIRENGVTGEGLPTYGTAVLVNIINENGAFPTDNFQKAFFDKAEDISGETLADKYLVKKTACYRCPIACGRHCKVGDLEAGGPEYETIWAFGADCGVSDLEAVIKANYWCNEMGIDTISVGATIAAAMELYQKDYIKDEEVDGTPLEFGNTEAVIEWTKKIGRADGLGAKMAEGSHRLAESYGAPELSMSVKKLEIPAYDPRAIQGQGLQYATSNRGGCHVRGYLISPEILGLPEKLDKFSLEGKAQWAKIFQDLTASIDSLGLCLFTSFALGPEDYADLYNAVCGTDHTAETILEAGDRIWNIEKLFNLEAGIDKKQDKLPKRLLEEPIPDGPSKGWTHKLDQLLPEYYEVRGWDEEGVPTKEKLKKLDI
- a CDS encoding MoaD/ThiS family protein, with translation MEIEVRLFATLREGRWKKNTMSFSTSSVTPKVIAEQLQIDEGDIAILLVNGRDGSLNTELSDGDVVSIFPPVGGG